From a single Lolium rigidum isolate FL_2022 chromosome 7, APGP_CSIRO_Lrig_0.1, whole genome shotgun sequence genomic region:
- the LOC124678468 gene encoding UDP-glycosyltransferase 73C6-like: METSTARPHFVLVPWIGSISHIAPLTDIGCLLASHGASVAIITTPANASLVQSRVDRVTPLGAVIAVTAIPFPAAEAGLPEGCERLDLIPSPAMVPGFFKANKKFGEAVAQYCSRDAPRQPSCIISGMCNTWTLPMARELGVPCYIFHGFGAFALLCIDHLYRQGRHEAIASAEELVDISVLQQPFDCKILGRQLPHHFLPSTSIGSGLMQEVREFDLAVDGVVVNSFDELEHGSAALLAAAAGKEVLAVGPVSLCCAPSLDPQGDDARRCMTWLDGKKAESVVYVSFGSAGCMPPAQLMQLGMALVSCPWPVMWVIKGAESLPDDVKEWLRDNTDADDVADSKCLVVRGWAPQVAVLAHPAVGGFMTHCGWGSTLESVAAGVPMVTWPLFAEQFVNEKLIVDVLGIGVSVGVTKPTENVLTAGKLGTDVAKAEVEAEQVKSALGRLMDEGDEGEDMRRKALELKVKANSALEKGGSSYNNLEKLIQSSV; encoded by the coding sequence ATGGAGACCTCCACAGCAAGGCCTCACTTTGTGCTCGTCCCATGGATCGGAAGCATCAGCCACATCGCCCCCTTGACGGACATCGGCTGCCTCCTCGCCTCACATGGAGCGTCGGTCGCCATCATCACGACGCCCGCCAACGCGTCGCTCGTCCAGAGCCGTGTAGACCGCGTCACGCCGCTCGGCGCGGTGATCGCGGTCACCGCGATCCCGTTCCCGGCCGCCGAAGCGGGCCTGCCGGAGGGGTGCGAGAGGCTGGACCTGATCCCATCCCCCGCCATGGTACCTGGCTTCTTCAAGGCCAACAAGAAGTTCGGCGAGGCGGTGGCGCAGTACTGCAGCCGGGACGCCCCACGCCAGCCGAGCTGCATCATCTCCGGGATGTGCAACACGTGGACGCTGCCCATGGCGCGTGAGCTCGGCGTGCCTTGCTACATCTTCCACGGCTTCGGCGCGTTCGCCTTGCTGTGCATCGATCACCTCTACAGGCAAGGGCGGCACGAGGCGATCGCGTCCGCAGAGGAGCTCGTGGACATCTCGGTGCTGCAGCAGCCGTTCGACTGCAAGATCCTCGGCAGGCAGCTGCCTCACCATTTCCTGCCGTCCACTTCCATAGGGAGCGGGCTGATGCAAGAAGTCCGGGAGTTCGACCTGGCCGTGGACGGCGTCGTGGTGAACAGCTTCGACGAGCTGGAGCACGGCtccgcggcgcttctcgcggcgGCCGCAGGCAAGGAAGTTCTCGCCGTGGGGCCGGTCTCTCTGTGCTGCGCGCCTAGCCTCGACCCGCAGGGCGACGACGCGAGGCGGTGCATGACGTGGCTGGACGGCAAGAAGGCCGAGTCCGTGGTGTACGTCAGCTTCGGCAGCGCCGGTTGCATGCCGCCCGCGCAGCTCATGCAGCTCGGCATGGCTCTCGTCTCGTGCCCATGGCCTGTCATGTGGGTTATCAAAGGCGCCGAATCGTTGCCCGACGATGTCAAGGAGTGGTTGCGTGACAACACCGACGCCGACGACGTCGCGGACAGCAAGTGCCTTGTAGTGCGCGGGTGGGCGCCGCAGGTGGCCGTGCTCGCGCACCCAGCGGTGGGCGGGTTCATGACGCACTGCGGGTGGGGCTCGACTCTGGAAAGCGTCGCCGCCGGCGTGCCCATGGTCACCTGGCCTCTGTTCGCCGAGCAATTCGTCAACGAGAAGCTGATCGTGGACGTGCTCGGCATCGGGGTGTCCGTCGGCGTGACGAAGCCGACGGAGAACGTCTTGACCGCTGGTAAACTTGGCACCGACGTGGCGAAGGCGGAAGTCGAAGCGGAACAAGTGAAGAGCGCTCTGGGAAGGCTGATGGATGAAGGTGATGAAGGGGAGGACATGAGGAGGAAGGCTCTGGAGCTCAAGGTGAAAGCAAACTCTGCTTTGGAGAAGGGAGGATCGTCGTACAACAATTTGGAGAAATTGATTCAGTCTTCTGTTTGA
- the LOC124677328 gene encoding cytokinin dehydrogenase 8-like, with protein MDLRALYMYAAVPALLLCSAATFIQSPTDVFGPVSLLEPTPSSARDFGAVVSDAPFAIMRPGSAADVALLLRALSSSAKPRAPRAAVAARGAGHSLQGQAQARGGIVVETRSLPRAVVVVGEATSTSASAYADVGAGALWVEVLEECLKAGLAPPSWTDYLYLTVGGTLSNAGISGQAFKHGPQISNVLQLQVVTGNGEVVTCSPTESQDLFFAVLGGLGQFGIITRARIRLQDAPPKVRWVRAFYDSFEAFTKDQELLISMPEQIDYVEGFMVLNEHSIQSSSIAFPAHIDFSPDFGSDGSKKKVYYCIEFAVHDFQQDDGYTVDHVVELVSGAMSYIRPHMYSAEVSYFDFLNRVRMEEESLRMQGLWDVPHPWLNMFVPRHGVARLKDLLMDTVLAGHFDGAILVYPLLADKWNKNTSAVLPSTPDGGVMYVFSVLRSADPSRCGRRCVEEILEQHRRVADEACRAGGGGIGAKQYLARQPSQEHWRDHFGPGWDRLVARKARYDPVRVLGPGQGIFPWTDSATSMWR; from the exons ATGGACCTCAGGGCGCTGTACATGTACGCCGCCGTGCCAGCGCTGCTCCTCTGCTCGGCCGCGACCTTCATCCAGAGCCCCACCGACGTGTTCGGCCCGGTGTCCCTCCTCGAGCCCACCCCGTCCTCCGCGCGCGACTTCGGCGCCGTCGTCTCGGACGCGCCCTTCGCGATCATGCGGCCGGGCTCCGCCGCCGACGTcgcgctcctcctgcgcgcgctgtCGTCGTCGGCGAAGCCGCGGGCTCCGAGggcggccgtggcggcgcgcggcgcgggACACTCGCTCCAGGGCCAGGCGCAGGCgcgcggcggcattgtggtggagacGCGCTCCCTGCCGCGCGCCGTAGTGGTGGTCGGCGAGGCCACCAGCACGAGCGCGAGTGCGTACGCGGACGTGGGCGCCGGCGCGCTCTGGGTGGAGGTGCTGGAGGAGTGCCTCAAGgccggcctggcgccgccgtcgtGGACGGACTACCTGTACCTCACCGTGGGCGGGACGCTGTCCAATGCCGGCATCAGCGGCCAGGCCTTCAAGCATGGCCCGCAGATCAGCAACGTCCTGCAGCTCCAGGTCGTCACAG GAAATGGGGAGGTGGTGACATGCTCGCCCACCGAGAGCCAGGACCTCTTCTTCGCAGTTCTCGGCGGCCTTGGCCAGTTCGGTATCATCACCAGAGCAAGGATTCGACTCCAGGATGCTCCTCCAAAG GTGCGATGGGTGCGGGCCTTCTACGACAGCTTTGAGGCATTCACCAAGGACCAAGAGCTTCTCATCTCAATGCCAGAGCAGATTGACTATGTGGAGGGGTTTATGGTCCTAAACGAGCACTCCATTCAGAGCTCATCCATCGCCTTCCCTGCTCACATCGATTTCAGCCCAGACTTCGGCTCCGACGGCAGCAAGAAGAAGGTCTACTACTGCATAGAGTTTGCAGTTCACGACTTCCAGCAGGACGACGGCTACACTGTCGACCAT GTTGTGGAGCTGGTCTCAGGGGCGATGAGCTACATCAGGCCCCACATGTACAGCGCGGAGGTGTCCTACTTCGACTTCCTCAACAGGGTgaggatggaggaggagagcCTGAGGATGCAGGGCCTCTGGGACGTGCCCCACCCCTGGCTCAACATGTTCGTGCCCAGGCATGGCGTCGCTCGGCTCAAGGACCTGCTCATGGACACCGTCTTGGCTGGGCACTTCGACGGGGCGATCCTCGTCTACCCCCTCCTCGCGGACAA GTGGAACAAGAACACGTCGGCGGTCCTCCCGTCGACGCCGGACGGCGGGGTGATGTACGTCTTCAGCGTTCTCCGCTCCGCCGACCCGTCGCGGTGCGGCCGCCGCTGCGTCGAGGAGATCCTCGAGCAGCACCGCCGGGTCGCCGACGAGGCGTgtcgggccggcggcggcggcatcggcgccaAGCAGTACCTCGCCCGGCAGCCGTCGCAGGAGCACTGGCGGGACCATTTCGGGCCCGGCTGGGACCGGCTCGTGGCCCGCAAGGCCCGCTACGACCCGGTGCGCGTGCTTGGGCCGGGCCAGGGCATTTTTCCGTGGACGGATTCCGCGACCTCGATGTGGCGATGA